In Sideroxyarcus emersonii, one DNA window encodes the following:
- a CDS encoding hemolysin III family protein has protein sequence MQTLLENTPRRKSGREQTRGEEIANSLSHGGGLIAAVVATPFIILHAIALKETRYLVGVSIFAASMILLYLGSTLYHALPPGRLKHVFRIIEHSAIYLLIAGTYTPFTLGVLYGPWGWTLLGLIWSLALVGVALKVLNRASHPVLSTALYLLMGWLILIAADPLFTRLPVSGIAWLVAGGLAYTAGTAFFTADARLRYGHFIWHLFVIAGTTCHYFAVFWYAA, from the coding sequence ATGCAAACCCTCCTGGAGAATACGCCGCGCCGGAAGTCGGGACGCGAACAGACGCGGGGCGAAGAGATCGCCAACAGCCTGAGCCACGGCGGCGGACTGATCGCCGCGGTCGTGGCGACCCCGTTCATCATCCTGCATGCGATAGCCCTCAAAGAAACCAGATACCTGGTCGGCGTGAGCATCTTCGCTGCCAGCATGATCCTGCTGTATCTGGGCTCCACCCTCTACCACGCGCTGCCCCCTGGCAGGCTCAAGCATGTCTTCCGCATCATCGAACATTCCGCGATCTACCTGCTGATCGCCGGCACCTATACCCCTTTCACGCTCGGGGTGCTGTACGGCCCATGGGGCTGGACGCTGCTGGGCTTGATCTGGAGCCTGGCGCTGGTCGGCGTGGCGCTGAAGGTACTGAATCGCGCCTCCCATCCCGTCCTGTCCACGGCGCTGTATCTGCTGATGGGATGGCTCATCCTGATTGCGGCAGACCCGCTGTTTACCCGCTTGCCCGTATCCGGCATCGCCTGGCTGGTCGCCGGGGGGCTGGCTTATACCGCGGGCACCGCCTTCTTTACCGCCGATGCGCGCCTGCGCTACGGCCACTTCATCTGGCACCTGTTCGTGATCGCGGGTACCACCTGCCATTATTTCGCGGTGTTCTGGTACGCCGCCTGA
- the tadA gene encoding tRNA adenosine(34) deaminase TadA — protein MNLQNPPPAQPDVVTDETDRVFMRAALDLARQAARAGEVPVGAVVVKDGEIVGRGSNAPISRHDPSAHAEIAALRDAAQHLGNYRLVGCELFVTLEPCVMCVGAMFHARISRVVFGAHDPKTGAAGSVFNLFAETRLNHHARIHGGVLAEECGSVLSDFFAMRRAQQKAS, from the coding sequence ATGAATCTGCAGAACCCGCCCCCAGCGCAGCCCGACGTTGTAACCGATGAAACGGACAGGGTCTTTATGCGTGCGGCGCTCGATCTGGCAAGGCAGGCGGCACGGGCGGGCGAGGTTCCGGTCGGTGCGGTGGTGGTGAAGGATGGCGAGATCGTCGGACGGGGCAGCAATGCGCCCATCTCCCGGCATGATCCCTCGGCCCATGCCGAGATCGCCGCGCTGCGCGACGCGGCGCAACATCTCGGTAATTATCGGCTGGTAGGCTGCGAGCTTTTCGTCACGCTGGAACCTTGCGTGATGTGCGTCGGAGCCATGTTCCATGCCCGCATCTCGCGTGTGGTATTCGGCGCGCACGACCCGAAGACCGGCGCCGCGGGCAGCGTGTTCAACCTGTTCGCCGAAACGCGCCTGAACCATCACGCGCGCATCCACGGCGGCGTGCTGGCGGAGGAATGCGGCAGCGTGCTGAGCGATTTTTTCGCGATGCGCCGTGCGCAGCAGAAGGCATCATGA
- a CDS encoding L,D-transpeptidase, with amino-acid sequence MRISISIREQVLELFDDNGKLLRRYPVSTGANGVGEENGSYCTPRGRHVIRARIGAGQPENAVFVKRRPTGEIYTPELGAQHPGRDWILTRILWLSGCESGYNRGGSCDTMRRYVYIHGTPDSTELGKPGSRGCVRMRNAELIELFELVQAGTAVEITA; translated from the coding sequence ATGAGGATATCCATCAGCATACGGGAGCAGGTGCTGGAACTGTTCGACGACAACGGCAAGCTGTTGCGCCGCTACCCGGTCTCCACGGGGGCGAACGGCGTGGGCGAGGAGAACGGGAGTTATTGCACGCCGCGCGGCAGGCATGTCATACGCGCCAGGATAGGAGCGGGGCAACCCGAGAACGCGGTGTTCGTCAAACGGCGCCCGACGGGCGAGATCTACACGCCGGAACTGGGCGCGCAGCACCCCGGGCGAGACTGGATCCTGACGCGCATCCTGTGGCTGTCGGGGTGCGAGAGCGGCTACAACCGCGGCGGGTCGTGCGATACCATGCGCCGCTATGTCTATATCCACGGCACGCCCGACAGCACGGAACTGGGCAAACCGGGTTCGCGCGGCTGCGTGCGCATGCGCAATGCGGAATTGATCGAATTGTTCGAGTTGGTACAGGCAGGAACGGCAGTCGAAATCACGGCATGA
- a CDS encoding GNAT family N-acetyltransferase: protein MSAPFTVSLVCWHDGEPLLRAIREAVFIREQNVPAELEWDGLDDTCRHALALSLNGDAIGCGRMQPNGHIGRVAVLPQWRKQKVGTAIIEALLDEARSRGYKQVDVDAQTYAIPFYQQFGFVEHGKEFMDAGMPHKKMKLKLLPR, encoded by the coding sequence ATGAGTGCACCTTTCACAGTCAGCCTGGTGTGCTGGCACGATGGCGAACCGTTGCTGCGTGCCATCCGCGAGGCCGTGTTCATCCGCGAACAGAACGTGCCGGCAGAGCTGGAGTGGGACGGCCTGGACGACACATGCCGCCACGCGCTGGCGCTGAGCCTGAATGGCGACGCCATCGGCTGCGGCCGCATGCAGCCGAACGGGCACATCGGCCGTGTGGCGGTGCTGCCGCAATGGCGCAAGCAGAAGGTGGGGACGGCGATCATCGAGGCCCTGCTCGACGAAGCCCGTTCGCGCGGTTACAAACAGGTGGATGTCGACGCGCAGACTTATGCCATCCCGTTCTACCAGCAGTTCGGTTTCGTCGAGCACGGCAAGGAGTTCATGGATGCCGGGATGCCGCACAAGAAGATGAAGCTGAAGTTACTTCCCCGCTAG
- a CDS encoding energy-coupling factor ABC transporter permease, which yields MNLPAQLFPGDWLWLANFAFGFFLYRAVRQAPWRTLLDNGVMVNALVALLFGAFMLWQLNAGFRPGFNFHILGSTLFMLMFGWPIAGIAITLVMLATWLRADLGFLSFGLNGLLMIALPVLFGDWLLRLSKRRLPKNLFLFVLWNGFFCGALSIVLNVLATTLLLLLLSHYTWAQIQYHYLVATPIIMITEAFTTGMLITAFTVFQPQAVMNFSDEEYLAGK from the coding sequence GTGAACCTGCCTGCCCAGCTTTTTCCGGGAGACTGGTTATGGTTGGCTAACTTCGCATTCGGATTCTTCCTCTATCGCGCCGTGCGCCAGGCCCCCTGGCGCACCCTGCTCGACAACGGTGTCATGGTCAATGCGCTGGTCGCCCTGCTGTTCGGCGCATTCATGTTATGGCAGCTCAATGCCGGCTTCCGCCCCGGCTTCAATTTCCACATCCTCGGCTCGACCCTGTTCATGCTGATGTTCGGCTGGCCCATCGCCGGCATCGCCATCACGCTGGTGATGCTCGCCACCTGGCTGCGCGCGGACCTGGGTTTTCTCTCCTTCGGCCTCAATGGCCTGCTGATGATCGCCCTGCCCGTGCTGTTCGGCGACTGGCTGCTGCGCTTGAGCAAGCGCCGCCTGCCCAAGAACCTGTTCCTGTTCGTGTTATGGAACGGTTTTTTTTGCGGGGCACTGTCCATCGTGCTGAATGTGCTGGCCACCACCCTGCTGCTGTTGCTGCTGAGCCACTATACCTGGGCGCAAATCCAGTACCACTATCTCGTCGCCACGCCCATCATCATGATCACGGAAGCCTTCACCACAGGCATGCTGATCACCGCGTTCACGGTCTTCCAGCCGCAGGCGGTGATGAATTTCAGCGATGAGGAATATCTAGCGGGGAAGTAA
- a CDS encoding folate-binding protein YgfZ: MNQDWQNFLTTQGAQIRDGVVQDFGDAAAERIATRDGTVLCDLSQFGILKVSGEEAQGFLHNLFSSDVKALSPQHAQYSSFNTAKGRALATFLIWQGGNDYFLQLPRELLAPIQKKLSMYILRSKVKIENASEAIVSLGLSGLNASALLKEMVAPPPEAVMAMTSATHFAVIRLGDQRFQINVAPDHAADLWKKLGGAARPAGSPCWDWLNIRAGIPIILPQTQEQFVPQMANLDLIGAVNFKKGCYPGQEIVARMQYLGKNKRRMYLAHAESGQAPQAGDELFSMEMEGQSCGMVVNAQPAPGGGYDLLAVIQIASHDAFPVHLGALTGARLQFQPLPYPLP; the protein is encoded by the coding sequence ATGAATCAAGATTGGCAGAATTTCCTGACGACGCAAGGCGCGCAAATTCGGGATGGCGTGGTGCAGGATTTCGGCGATGCCGCCGCAGAACGCATCGCCACGCGCGATGGCACCGTACTGTGCGACCTGTCGCAATTCGGCATCCTCAAGGTCTCCGGCGAGGAAGCGCAAGGCTTCCTGCATAACCTGTTCAGCAGCGACGTGAAGGCGCTGTCCCCGCAGCATGCGCAGTACAGCAGCTTCAACACGGCGAAAGGCCGCGCGCTGGCGACTTTCCTGATCTGGCAGGGAGGCAACGACTATTTCCTGCAACTGCCACGCGAACTGCTGGCCCCCATCCAGAAGAAACTCTCGATGTACATCCTGCGTTCCAAGGTGAAGATCGAGAATGCGAGCGAAGCGATAGTGTCGCTTGGGCTCTCGGGGCTAAACGCTAGTGCATTACTGAAAGAGATGGTCGCCCCCCCTCCTGAAGCTGTAATGGCCATGACTTCAGCTACCCATTTCGCGGTCATCCGGTTAGGTGACCAGCGTTTCCAGATCAATGTCGCACCCGATCACGCAGCAGACTTGTGGAAAAAGCTGGGCGGCGCAGCACGCCCGGCCGGTTCCCCCTGCTGGGACTGGCTCAACATCCGCGCCGGCATCCCGATCATCCTGCCGCAGACGCAGGAACAGTTCGTCCCGCAGATGGCGAACCTCGACCTCATCGGCGCAGTGAATTTCAAGAAGGGCTGCTATCCGGGGCAGGAGATCGTGGCGCGCATGCAATACCTCGGCAAGAACAAGCGCCGCATGTATCTGGCACATGCCGAGAGCGGCCAGGCGCCGCAAGCGGGCGATGAATTGTTCAGCATGGAGATGGAAGGCCAGTCCTGCGGCATGGTGGTGAACGCGCAGCCCGCCCCCGGCGGCGGCTACGACCTGCTGGCAGTGATCCAGATCGCCAGCCACGACGCCTTCCCGGTCCATCTGGGCGCACTCACCGGTGCACGACTGCAGTTCCAGCCGCTGCCCTACCCGCTGCCGTGA
- a CDS encoding ABC transporter substrate-binding protein, with product MKSLYSALLCLLLAACDGGLWNNPYPAADDGKSILYTAFTERPKHLDPAQAYSENEYEFLALIYAPPLQYHYLKRPYQLVPLAASAMPRVTYLDKEHRRLPDRVDAGRIAYSVYEIHIKPNMRYQPHPAFVPENYMLNAGTMGGIHALGDFPRTGTRVVTAADYAYQIKRLVHPALHTPIAGVMSEYIVGLKEYAAQLQAAAKAHPAGFLDLNRYPLPGVEVLDGSTYRITIYGKYPQFAYWLAMPFFSPMPQEVERFYALDGMRERNLSLDWWPVGSGPYYLSENDPNRRMVLTKNPYYDSETYPDAGEPGDAQAGLLQDAGRPLPLIERIVFSLEKETIPYWNKFLQGYYDASGISSDSFDQAVQVSVSGETNVSDDMKAQGITLATSVATSTLYSGFNWLDPVVGGASERARKLRQAIAIAVDYEEFVSIFANGRGIAAQSPIPPGIFGYREGKEGINRYVYDWVDGAPKRKPVAEAQRLLAEAGYPGGVDAETGQPLVIHLDTTPGGIGNKSRLDWMRKQFDKLDVQLDVRSTDYNRFQDKIRRGDTQMYYYGWNADYPDPENFFFLLHGPQGKVKFGGENASNYSNPEFDRLFEQMKNMDNGPARQAIIDQMQEILRRDSPWLWGYHPKNYVLQHGWLHNVKSNIMALNKLKYWRVDAAQRDHLRREWNQPVRWPLWLGAAALLLFGVWMWRMLRKREEARQNG from the coding sequence ATGAAATCCCTGTATTCCGCCTTGCTGTGTCTGCTGCTCGCCGCGTGCGATGGCGGCCTGTGGAACAATCCCTATCCGGCTGCGGACGACGGCAAATCCATCCTTTACACGGCGTTCACCGAACGCCCCAAGCATCTCGATCCGGCGCAGGCCTACAGCGAGAACGAATACGAATTCCTGGCGCTCATCTATGCGCCGCCGCTGCAATACCATTACCTGAAGCGTCCTTACCAACTGGTGCCGCTCGCGGCCAGCGCGATGCCCAGGGTCACCTATCTGGACAAGGAGCATCGCCGCCTGCCCGACAGGGTGGACGCAGGCCGCATCGCCTACAGCGTGTACGAGATACATATCAAGCCGAACATGCGCTACCAGCCGCACCCGGCCTTCGTGCCGGAGAATTACATGCTCAACGCCGGCACGATGGGCGGCATCCATGCGCTGGGCGATTTTCCCCGGACCGGAACGCGCGTCGTCACCGCCGCCGATTACGCTTACCAGATCAAGCGTCTCGTCCATCCGGCCTTGCATACGCCTATCGCCGGCGTGATGAGCGAATATATCGTCGGGCTCAAGGAGTATGCCGCGCAACTGCAGGCGGCAGCCAAGGCTCACCCGGCGGGTTTTCTCGACCTGAACCGCTATCCGCTGCCCGGTGTGGAGGTGCTGGACGGCAGCACTTACCGCATCACCATCTACGGCAAATATCCGCAGTTCGCCTATTGGCTGGCGATGCCTTTCTTCTCGCCGATGCCGCAGGAGGTGGAGCGTTTCTATGCGCTGGACGGGATGCGCGAACGCAATCTGTCGCTGGACTGGTGGCCGGTGGGCAGCGGGCCGTATTACCTGTCCGAGAACGACCCGAACCGGCGCATGGTGCTGACGAAGAATCCCTATTACGACAGCGAGACCTACCCTGACGCAGGCGAGCCCGGCGATGCGCAGGCCGGCCTGCTGCAGGACGCGGGCCGGCCACTGCCGCTGATCGAGCGCATCGTGTTCTCGCTGGAGAAGGAAACCATCCCCTACTGGAACAAGTTCCTGCAGGGCTATTACGACGCCTCGGGCATCAGTTCAGACAGTTTCGACCAGGCGGTGCAGGTCAGCGTCAGCGGCGAGACCAATGTCAGCGACGACATGAAGGCGCAGGGCATTACGCTTGCCACTTCGGTCGCCACCTCCACCCTTTACTCAGGCTTCAACTGGCTGGACCCGGTGGTCGGGGGGGCAAGCGAGCGCGCGCGCAAATTGCGCCAGGCCATTGCCATCGCCGTGGACTACGAGGAGTTCGTCTCCATCTTCGCCAACGGGCGCGGCATCGCCGCACAATCGCCCATCCCGCCCGGCATCTTCGGCTACCGCGAGGGCAAGGAGGGCATCAACCGTTATGTGTACGACTGGGTGGATGGCGCCCCGAAAAGGAAGCCCGTCGCCGAGGCGCAGCGTCTGCTGGCCGAAGCAGGTTATCCCGGCGGCGTCGATGCGGAGACCGGCCAGCCGCTGGTGATCCACCTCGATACCACGCCCGGCGGCATCGGCAACAAGTCGCGCCTCGACTGGATGCGCAAGCAGTTCGACAAGCTCGACGTGCAGCTCGACGTGCGCAGCACCGACTACAACCGTTTCCAGGACAAGATCCGGCGCGGCGATACGCAGATGTATTACTACGGCTGGAACGCCGACTATCCCGATCCGGAGAACTTCTTCTTCCTGTTGCACGGTCCGCAGGGCAAGGTAAAGTTCGGCGGCGAAAATGCGAGCAACTACAGCAACCCGGAATTCGACCGCCTGTTCGAGCAGATGAAGAACATGGACAACGGTCCGGCGCGGCAGGCGATCATCGACCAGATGCAGGAGATATTGCGCCGCGATTCGCCCTGGCTGTGGGGCTATCACCCGAAAAACTACGTGCTGCAGCACGGCTGGCTGCATAACGTCAAATCCAACATCATGGCGCTCAACAAGCTCAAGTACTGGCGCGTGGATGCCGCGCAGCGCGATCACCTGCGTCGCGAATGGAACCAGCCGGTGCGCTGGCCGCTGTGGCTGGGCGCTGCAGCGCTGTTGCTGTTCGGCGTGTGGATGTGGCGGATGCTGCGCAAGCGCGAAGAGGCGCGCCAGAACGGGTGA
- a CDS encoding DsbA family oxidoreductase, with protein MQVEIWSDVICPWCYIGKRHFEQALADFAHKDKVNVVWRSFELDPDAPRQREGTLREYLAKKYHVSLEEAAAMNERVTSVAKEAGLEYRLADARPGNTFDAHRLLHFAASRQLGDRATERLMHGYFSKSLPVGERSALARLAPEFGITENEAMTMLESDAYAGEVRADQARAAKFGITVVPFFVFDEKSGISGAQPVEVFAQALQQTWSQAG; from the coding sequence ATGCAAGTCGAAATCTGGTCTGACGTCATCTGCCCCTGGTGCTATATCGGCAAGCGCCACTTCGAACAGGCGCTCGCCGATTTCGCGCACAAGGACAAAGTGAACGTGGTCTGGCGCAGCTTCGAACTCGACCCCGACGCTCCGCGCCAGCGCGAAGGCACGCTGCGGGAATATCTGGCGAAGAAATACCACGTCAGCCTGGAAGAAGCTGCAGCGATGAACGAACGCGTCACCTCGGTTGCAAAAGAAGCGGGGCTGGAATACCGCCTCGCCGACGCAAGACCCGGCAACACCTTCGATGCCCACCGCCTGCTGCATTTCGCCGCGTCAAGGCAGCTCGGCGACCGCGCAACCGAACGCCTCATGCATGGCTACTTTTCCAAATCGCTTCCGGTCGGAGAGCGGTCCGCCCTGGCACGCCTCGCGCCGGAGTTCGGCATCACCGAGAACGAGGCAATGACCATGCTGGAAAGCGATGCCTATGCCGGCGAGGTGCGGGCAGACCAGGCACGGGCAGCCAAATTCGGCATTACCGTGGTGCCGTTCTTCGTGTTCGATGAGAAATCCGGCATCTCGGGCGCGCAACCGGTGGAGGTGTTTGCACAGGCACTGCAACAGACCTGGTCGCAGGCAGGTTAG